A part of Roseitalea porphyridii genomic DNA contains:
- a CDS encoding VOC family protein has translation MQPDGILETALYADDLAAAKAFYGTVIGLTVITEVAGRHVFFRCGDGVLLLFDPAATAQPPSDPSMPVPPHGAHGPGHACFRVAGDALDGWRDHLEEAGIAIEADFRWPNGARSLYFRDPAGNSLEISEPKLWGLA, from the coding sequence ATGCAGCCCGATGGGATCCTCGAAACGGCGCTCTATGCCGACGATCTGGCGGCGGCGAAGGCCTTCTATGGCACGGTGATCGGCCTTACGGTGATCACCGAGGTCGCCGGCCGGCATGTGTTCTTTCGCTGCGGCGACGGCGTCCTGTTGCTGTTCGATCCCGCCGCGACGGCACAGCCGCCGTCCGATCCGTCCATGCCGGTGCCGCCGCACGGCGCGCACGGGCCGGGCCATGCCTGCTTTCGCGTCGCCGGCGACGCGCTCGATGGCTGGCGTGATCATCTCGAAGAGGCGGGCATCGCCATCGAGGCCGATTTCCGCTGGCCGAACGGCGCGCGCTCGCTCTACTTCCGCGATCCGGCCGGCAACAGTCTTGAAATCTCCGAACCCAAGCTGTGGGGCCTTGCATGA
- the hrcA gene encoding heat-inducible transcriptional repressor HrcA, translated as MTPITAKHADLDDKLDERSRDIFRRIVESYLIEGEPVGSRNLSKMLPTSLSPASVRNVMSDLETLGLIYSPHVSAGRLPTEQGLRFFVDAFMDTGEVSDEERMLIESQLGAGEGHPHTEQLLTEASQMLSRVSNGAGLVLAAKRDGALKHIEFVRLEETKALAVLVWESGDVENRVIDLPAGMTASQLAEAANFLNHHARGQTLAGARDAINAKRREVRAELNELSASLVERGLAVWSGANDGQPRQLIVRGRANLLENLTDAEEIERTKMLLDDLERKEEIISVLDMAESGSGVRIFIGSENRLFSLSGSSLVVAPYRDGNRRVVGALGVLGPTRLNYARIVPMVDYTAQLVSRIIERE; from the coding sequence ATGACGCCGATCACCGCCAAACACGCTGATCTCGACGACAAGCTCGACGAGCGTTCGCGCGACATCTTCCGGCGCATCGTCGAGAGCTATCTGATCGAGGGCGAGCCGGTCGGCTCGCGCAACCTGTCGAAGATGCTGCCGACCTCGCTGTCGCCGGCTTCGGTGCGCAACGTGATGAGCGATCTCGAAACGCTCGGGCTGATCTATTCGCCGCACGTTTCGGCCGGCCGGCTGCCGACCGAACAGGGTCTGCGGTTCTTCGTCGACGCGTTCATGGACACCGGCGAGGTCAGCGACGAGGAACGCATGCTGATCGAAAGCCAGCTCGGCGCCGGCGAGGGCCATCCGCACACCGAGCAGTTGCTGACCGAAGCCAGCCAGATGCTCAGCCGCGTCTCGAACGGGGCCGGACTGGTGCTGGCCGCCAAACGCGACGGGGCGCTCAAGCACATCGAATTCGTCCGGCTCGAGGAGACCAAGGCGCTCGCCGTACTGGTCTGGGAATCGGGCGATGTCGAAAACCGGGTCATCGACCTGCCTGCCGGCATGACCGCCTCGCAACTGGCCGAGGCAGCCAACTTCCTCAATCACCATGCGCGCGGCCAGACGCTTGCCGGTGCGCGTGACGCCATCAACGCCAAGCGCCGCGAGGTCCGCGCCGAACTGAACGAACTCAGCGCCAGCCTGGTCGAGCGGGGTCTTGCGGTCTGGTCGGGCGCCAATGACGGGCAGCCGCGACAGCTGATCGTGCGCGGGCGGGCGAACCTTCTCGAAAACCTCACCGATGCCGAGGAGATCGAGCGCACCAAGATGCTGCTCGACGATCTCGAGCGCAAGGAAGAGATCATCTCGGTGCTCGACATGGCCGAATCGGGGTCGGGCGTGCGCATCTTCATCGGCTCGGAGAACCGGCTTTTCTCGCTGTCGGGCTCCTCGCTCGTCGTCGCGCCCTACCGGGACGGCAACCGCCGCGTGGTCGGCGCGCTCGGCGTTCTGGGCCCGACGCGGCTGAACTATGCGCGCATCGTGCCGATGGTCGACTACACAGCCCAACTGGTCTCGCGCATCATCGAGCGCGAGTGA
- a CDS encoding YraN family protein codes for MADRRRAERRGQRGERRAAWALRLKGFRIVARRYRCKAGEIDLIVRRGDLVLIVEVKARPSIGEAMDAVTPAAQRRIIAAADHWLARQPDHGRLNLRFDLVAIVPGRWPIHVPALFTA; via the coding sequence ATGGCCGACCGTCGCCGGGCCGAGCGGCGCGGCCAGCGCGGCGAAAGGCGTGCCGCCTGGGCGTTGCGGCTGAAGGGCTTTCGCATCGTCGCCCGGCGCTACCGCTGCAAGGCCGGCGAGATCGACCTGATCGTCCGGCGCGGCGATCTCGTCTTGATCGTCGAGGTCAAGGCGCGCCCCTCGATCGGCGAAGCGATGGACGCGGTGACGCCGGCCGCGCAGCGCCGCATCATCGCCGCCGCCGACCACTGGCTTGCGCGCCAGCCCGATCACGGCCGGCTGAACCTTCGCTTCGATCTGGTCGCGATCGTGCCCGGACGCTGGCCGATCCACGTGCCGGCGCTGTTCACCGCCTGA
- the hemW gene encoding radical SAM family heme chaperone HemW, translating into MTVWASPEDAARATINGDDGAPGFGVYLHWPFCAAKCPYCDFNSHVRHGPVDQADFAAAYVAEIAHMRALTGPRTVTSIFIGGGTPSLMAPETVDTLLEAVARSWSVPAGVEITMEANPQSADADRFAGYRSAGVNRLSLGVQALDDADLRFLGRLHDVAEARAAIDLARRTFPRLSFDLIYARPGQTPEAWEGELRQAIALAADHLSLYQLTIEDGTPFRTLHDAGRIAMPDGDLAGDLYALTQDVTAAAGLPAYEISNHAVPGAESRHNLTYWRYGDNAGIGPGAHGRFDADGARRVTITEPHPETWLGRIAEHGHGIAETETLLADAQADEMLMMGLRLVEGLDLARYETLGGGPLPADKLQAMIDLGMVERLGNARIRATARGRMVLDAIIAELAR; encoded by the coding sequence ATGACTGTCTGGGCGTCACCTGAAGACGCGGCCCGCGCGACCATCAATGGCGATGATGGCGCGCCGGGTTTCGGCGTCTATCTGCACTGGCCGTTCTGCGCGGCCAAATGCCCCTATTGCGACTTCAATTCCCACGTCCGGCACGGGCCGGTGGATCAGGCCGACTTCGCCGCCGCCTACGTCGCCGAAATCGCGCATATGCGCGCGCTGACCGGTCCGCGCACCGTCACCTCGATCTTCATCGGCGGCGGCACGCCCTCGCTGATGGCGCCCGAAACGGTCGATACGCTGCTGGAGGCGGTGGCGCGAAGCTGGTCCGTGCCGGCCGGCGTCGAGATCACCATGGAGGCCAACCCGCAGTCGGCCGACGCGGACCGTTTTGCCGGCTATCGGTCGGCGGGCGTCAACCGGCTGTCGCTCGGCGTTCAGGCGCTCGACGACGCCGATCTGCGCTTTCTGGGCCGGCTGCACGATGTCGCCGAAGCCCGCGCGGCGATCGACCTGGCCCGCCGGACCTTCCCGCGCCTGTCCTTCGATCTGATCTATGCAAGGCCCGGTCAGACGCCTGAGGCCTGGGAAGGCGAACTGCGCCAGGCCATCGCGCTCGCCGCCGATCATCTGTCGCTCTACCAACTCACCATTGAGGATGGCACGCCGTTCAGGACGCTGCACGATGCCGGCCGCATCGCCATGCCCGATGGCGATCTGGCGGGCGATCTCTATGCGCTGACCCAGGACGTGACGGCCGCCGCCGGTTTGCCGGCTTATGAAATATCGAACCATGCCGTGCCGGGCGCCGAGAGCCGGCACAATCTGACCTATTGGCGCTATGGCGACAATGCCGGCATCGGCCCCGGGGCGCATGGCCGGTTCGACGCCGATGGGGCAAGGCGCGTCACCATCACCGAGCCGCACCCCGAAACCTGGCTGGGCCGGATTGCCGAGCACGGGCACGGCATCGCCGAGACCGAGACGCTCCTCGCCGATGCACAAGCTGACGAGATGCTGATGATGGGGCTGAGGCTTGTGGAGGGTCTCGATCTCGCCCGCTACGAAACGCTCGGCGGTGGGCCACTCCCGGCCGACAAGCTGCAGGCGATGATCGATCTGGGCATGGTCGAACGGCTCGGCAATGCGCGCATCCGCGCGACGGCGCGCGGGCGCATGGTGCTCGACGCGATCATCGCGGAACTGGCGCGCTGA
- the rsmI gene encoding 16S rRNA (cytidine(1402)-2'-O)-methyltransferase has protein sequence MAGTFTIAGHAIEAPPLEPGLYLVATPIGNLRDITIRALETLAACDLLACEDTRITRRLLDRYAIAQKSVAYHEHNAAEAGPRLLAALGEGQAVALVSDAGTPLVSDPGYRLVGEALAAGHRAIPIPGPSAVLAGLAASGLPTDDFRFIGFLPAKDKARRDRLAGLADVRSTLIAFESPHRLAATLRAIADLCGPDRPVCVARELTKRFETVVTGPAGEMAGRFGEGAVKGEIVVMIAPAPEGQTVPDAADIDALLKTLLADMPAARAAREASRTTGLPRADLYNRLLAMKKADG, from the coding sequence ATGGCCGGAACGTTCACGATCGCCGGCCATGCAATCGAGGCGCCGCCGCTCGAACCCGGACTTTACTTGGTGGCGACGCCCATCGGCAATCTGCGCGACATCACCATCCGCGCGCTCGAAACGCTTGCCGCCTGCGACTTGCTTGCCTGCGAGGACACGCGCATCACTCGGCGTCTCCTTGACCGCTATGCGATCGCCCAGAAGTCGGTCGCCTATCACGAGCACAACGCCGCCGAGGCCGGACCGAGACTGCTGGCCGCGCTCGGGGAAGGGCAGGCCGTTGCGCTCGTCTCTGATGCCGGAACGCCGCTCGTCTCCGATCCGGGCTATCGGCTGGTGGGGGAGGCGCTCGCCGCCGGCCACCGCGCCATCCCGATCCCAGGGCCCTCGGCGGTGCTGGCCGGTCTCGCCGCCTCGGGCCTGCCGACGGACGATTTCCGTTTCATCGGCTTTTTGCCGGCAAAGGACAAGGCGCGCCGCGACCGTCTTGCCGGCCTTGCCGACGTGCGATCCACGCTAATCGCGTTCGAATCTCCGCACCGGCTCGCCGCGACGCTGCGCGCCATTGCCGATCTGTGCGGACCGGACCGGCCGGTCTGCGTCGCGCGCGAACTGACCAAGCGGTTCGAGACGGTGGTCACGGGGCCCGCCGGGGAAATGGCCGGCCGGTTCGGGGAAGGCGCGGTCAAGGGCGAGATCGTCGTGATGATCGCACCGGCGCCAGAAGGGCAGACGGTTCCGGACGCCGCCGACATCGACGCCCTGCTGAAGACGCTGCTTGCCGACATGCCGGCCGCCAGGGCGGCCCGCGAGGCTTCGCGCACCACCGGCCTGCCCCGTGCCGATCTCTACAATCGGCTGCTTGCGATGAAGAAGGCCGATGGTTGA
- the dut gene encoding dUTP diphosphatase, which produces MDTPSISLLRLAHAEGLDLPAYATEGAAGMDVRAAIDAETPLMIAPGARVLVPTGFVMAIPDGFEAQVRPRSGLAAKHGVTCLNTPGTIDSDYRGEVKVLLVNFGTEAFAVTRGMRIAQIVIAPVVRATIVEVSEAPEATRRGAGGFGSTGTG; this is translated from the coding sequence ATGGACACGCCGTCGATCTCATTGTTGCGCCTTGCCCACGCCGAGGGGCTCGATCTTCCCGCCTACGCGACGGAAGGCGCCGCCGGCATGGATGTGCGCGCGGCCATCGACGCGGAGACGCCGCTGATGATCGCGCCGGGCGCCCGCGTGCTGGTGCCGACCGGTTTCGTGATGGCGATACCGGACGGCTTCGAGGCGCAGGTTCGGCCGCGCTCCGGGCTTGCGGCAAAGCACGGGGTGACCTGCCTGAACACGCCCGGCACGATCGACAGCGATTATCGCGGCGAGGTGAAGGTGCTGCTCGTCAATTTCGGCACCGAAGCGTTCGCGGTCACGCGCGGCATGCGCATCGCGCAGATCGTCATCGCGCCAGTCGTGCGCGCAACGATCGTGGAAGTCTCCGAAGCGCCGGAGGCAACAAGGCGCGGCGCCGGCGGGTTCGGCTCGACGGGAACCGGCTGA
- a CDS encoding DUF6958 family protein — MADKVEVRNVNVPGRTERVDRAKYEAMRAAMLTILPDGPPGLTGKEVREAAKPHLPEALFPGGKTAGWWAKTVQLDLEARGLMARSASSPLRFWRTGTGAD; from the coding sequence ATGGCCGACAAGGTCGAAGTGCGCAACGTCAACGTACCCGGTCGGACCGAACGGGTCGATCGCGCGAAGTACGAGGCCATGCGCGCCGCGATGCTGACGATCCTGCCGGACGGGCCGCCGGGCCTGACCGGCAAGGAAGTCAGGGAAGCGGCCAAACCGCATCTGCCCGAGGCGCTGTTTCCGGGCGGGAAGACGGCGGGATGGTGGGCCAAGACCGTGCAGCTCGATCTGGAGGCCCGCGGCCTGATGGCGCGCAGCGCCTCTTCGCCCTTGCGCTTCTGGCGCACCGGGACCGGCGCCGACTGA
- a CDS encoding YifB family Mg chelatase-like AAA ATPase, whose product MVARVATVAFQGIDAVPVDVQVMVSPGKMAMQIVGLPDKAVAESRERVQSALHASGLAMPPKRVTVNLAPADLPKEGSHFDLPIALGLMAALGAIPSDALAGFSVLGELSLDGTIAPVAGVLPAAIAANAAGKGLICPAACGSEAAWADETMPILAPVSLVGLANHFRGTQVLSRPQAAMRAPASGLPDMADIRGQETARRALEVAAAGGHNLLMVGPPGSGKSMLAQRLPSILPPLSARELLDVSMIASIAGQLSGGELTDRRPFRAPHHSASMAAMVGGGLRARPGEVSMAHNGVLFLDEFPEFAPAVLDSLRQPLETGECVIARANHRVSYPARIQLVAAMNPCRCGMAGTPGHVCARGPRCVSDYQGRISGPLIDRIDLRVEVPAVMPGDLIRKRPGEASASVAARVAEARARQAARYTAFGAGGVTVNAHCPTGLIEDVAAADDGAMQLLADAADKKRFSARAYHRILKLARTLADLDGADGVSRIHVAEAISYRIAGEALAVAA is encoded by the coding sequence ATGGTCGCACGGGTCGCCACGGTCGCCTTTCAGGGCATCGACGCGGTGCCGGTCGACGTCCAGGTCATGGTCTCGCCCGGCAAGATGGCCATGCAGATCGTCGGCCTGCCCGACAAGGCGGTGGCCGAAAGCCGCGAGCGCGTCCAGTCGGCGCTGCATGCCTCCGGCCTCGCCATGCCGCCCAAGCGGGTGACGGTCAATCTGGCCCCGGCCGATCTTCCCAAGGAAGGCAGCCATTTCGATCTTCCGATCGCGCTTGGCCTGATGGCTGCGCTCGGCGCCATTCCCTCCGACGCGCTGGCCGGCTTTTCGGTTCTCGGCGAACTGTCGCTCGACGGCACCATCGCGCCGGTCGCCGGCGTGCTGCCGGCGGCGATCGCCGCCAACGCGGCAGGCAAGGGACTGATCTGCCCGGCCGCCTGCGGGTCCGAGGCGGCGTGGGCGGACGAGACCATGCCGATCCTGGCCCCTGTATCACTGGTCGGCCTTGCCAACCACTTTCGCGGCACGCAGGTCCTGTCCCGGCCCCAGGCCGCGATGCGCGCGCCGGCGTCGGGTCTTCCCGACATGGCCGACATCCGCGGGCAGGAGACCGCGCGCCGCGCTCTCGAGGTCGCGGCCGCCGGTGGCCACAACCTGCTGATGGTCGGCCCGCCCGGTTCCGGCAAATCGATGCTGGCCCAGCGCCTGCCCTCGATCCTGCCGCCCCTTTCGGCGCGGGAACTGCTGGACGTGTCGATGATCGCCTCGATCGCAGGCCAGCTGTCGGGCGGAGAACTGACAGACCGGCGCCCGTTCCGCGCCCCGCACCATTCGGCCTCGATGGCCGCCATGGTCGGCGGCGGCCTGCGGGCGCGACCGGGCGAAGTCTCCATGGCGCACAATGGCGTCCTGTTTCTCGACGAGTTTCCCGAATTCGCGCCGGCCGTGCTCGACAGCCTGCGTCAGCCGCTCGAGACGGGCGAATGCGTCATCGCGCGGGCCAATCACCGCGTGTCCTATCCGGCCCGGATCCAGCTCGTCGCGGCGATGAACCCGTGCCGCTGCGGCATGGCCGGTACGCCCGGCCATGTCTGCGCGCGCGGGCCGCGCTGCGTGAGCGACTATCAGGGCCGCATTTCAGGACCGCTGATCGACCGGATCGACCTGCGCGTCGAGGTGCCGGCCGTCATGCCCGGCGACCTGATCCGCAAACGGCCGGGCGAGGCGAGTGCGTCCGTGGCGGCGCGCGTGGCCGAGGCGCGGGCCCGGCAGGCCGCCCGTTATACCGCCTTCGGCGCCGGCGGCGTGACCGTCAACGCCCATTGCCCGACCGGCCTGATCGAGGATGTCGCGGCGGCCGATGATGGCGCGATGCAGCTTCTGGCCGACGCGGCCGACAAGAAGCGCTTTTCGGCGCGCGCCTATCACCGCATTCTCAAGCTGGCCCGCACGCTCGCCGATCTCGACGGCGCCGACGGCGTGTCCCGCATTCATGTGGCCGAGGCGATCTCCTATCGCATCGCCGGCGAGGCGCTGGCGGTTGCTGCCTGA
- a CDS encoding adenosine kinase, whose translation MSQYDVLCIGNAIVDIIARAEDAFLRENNIIRGAMNLIDAERAELLYDRMGPAVETSGGSAGNTAAGVASLGGTAAFFGKVSDDALGDIYRHDIRAQGVAFDTPALNGHPPTARSMIFVTPDGERSMNTYLGACVELGPEDVEEEKAAGAKVTYFEGYLWDPPRAKTAIRETARIAHENGREVAMTLSDPFCVDRYREEFLDLMRSGTVDIVFANEEEAKSLYQTADLETAREALAADCKIAIVTRSEKGSMIINGDGTHIPIDADPVDNLVDTTGAGDLYAAGFLYGYTNGMDMQACGRLGSLAASIIIQQIGPRAQVSLRQAAIDAGLIRS comes from the coding sequence ATGAGCCAGTACGACGTTCTTTGCATCGGCAACGCGATTGTCGACATCATCGCACGCGCCGAGGACGCTTTCCTGCGCGAGAACAACATCATCAGGGGCGCGATGAACCTCATCGACGCCGAGCGCGCCGAACTCCTCTACGACCGGATGGGTCCGGCCGTGGAGACGTCCGGCGGCAGTGCCGGCAACACGGCGGCCGGCGTCGCAAGCCTCGGCGGCACGGCGGCCTTCTTCGGCAAGGTGTCCGACGATGCCCTGGGCGACATTTACCGGCACGATATCCGCGCCCAGGGCGTTGCCTTCGACACGCCCGCGCTCAATGGCCATCCGCCGACCGCGCGGTCGATGATCTTCGTCACGCCCGACGGCGAGCGTTCGATGAACACCTATCTGGGCGCCTGCGTCGAACTGGGGCCGGAGGATGTCGAGGAAGAAAAGGCGGCCGGCGCCAAGGTGACCTATTTCGAGGGCTATCTGTGGGATCCGCCGCGCGCCAAGACGGCGATCCGCGAAACCGCGCGCATCGCCCATGAGAACGGCCGCGAAGTGGCGATGACGCTGTCGGACCCGTTCTGCGTGGACCGCTATCGCGAGGAGTTTCTCGACCTGATGCGTTCGGGCACGGTCGACATCGTGTTCGCCAACGAGGAAGAGGCCAAGTCGCTCTACCAGACCGCCGACCTCGAAACGGCGCGCGAGGCGCTGGCCGCCGACTGCAAGATCGCCATCGTCACCCGGTCCGAGAAGGGCTCGATGATCATCAATGGCGATGGGACCCATATTCCGATCGACGCCGACCCGGTCGACAATCTGGTCGACACGACCGGCGCCGGCGATCTCTACGCGGCCGGCTTCCTTTACGGCTACACCAACGGCATGGACATGCAGGCCTGCGGCCGGCTGGGCTCGCTCGCCGCTTCGATCATCATCCAGCAGATCGGCCCGCGCGCGCAGGTCTCGCTGCGCCAGGCGGCGATCGACGCGGGCCTAATCAGGTCCTGA
- the gshB gene encoding glutathione synthase: protein MALKVAVQMDHISTIAIAGDTTFALCLEAQARGHALYHYTPDRLSMRGDAVSARLEPLTVRDEEGDHFTLGPATPTDLSEMDVVLLRQDPPFDMNYITTTHMLERIHPQTLVVNDPAWVRNSPEKLFVMDYARFMPETLITKDIDAIRRFRDEFGDIILKPLYGNGGAGVFHLRDGDRNLTSLLEMFEQLSNEPIIAQRYLSEVRGGDKRIILIDGEPVGAINRVPDESDTRSNMHVGGKALATDMTDREREICAAIGPALRERGFILVGIDVIGGLMTEINVTSPTGVREVAKFGGADIAALFWDAVEARRAA, encoded by the coding sequence ATGGCGCTCAAAGTCGCTGTCCAGATGGACCACATCTCCACCATCGCGATCGCCGGCGACACCACCTTCGCGCTGTGTCTTGAGGCGCAGGCGCGGGGCCATGCGCTCTACCACTATACGCCCGACCGCCTGTCGATGCGTGGCGATGCGGTCAGCGCCCGGCTCGAGCCGCTGACCGTTCGCGACGAAGAAGGCGACCATTTCACCCTGGGGCCCGCCACGCCGACCGATCTTTCGGAGATGGACGTGGTGCTGCTGCGCCAGGATCCGCCGTTCGACATGAACTACATCACCACCACGCACATGCTCGAGCGCATCCATCCGCAGACGCTGGTTGTCAACGATCCGGCCTGGGTGCGCAACTCGCCCGAAAAGCTGTTCGTGATGGACTATGCGCGCTTCATGCCCGAAACGCTGATCACCAAGGACATCGATGCGATCCGCCGGTTCCGCGACGAATTCGGCGATATCATCCTCAAGCCGCTCTACGGCAATGGCGGCGCCGGCGTCTTCCATCTGCGCGACGGCGACCGCAACCTGACATCGCTGCTGGAAATGTTCGAGCAGCTTTCGAACGAGCCGATCATCGCCCAGCGTTACCTGTCCGAAGTGCGCGGCGGCGACAAGCGCATCATCCTGATCGACGGCGAACCGGTCGGCGCCATCAACCGGGTGCCCGACGAAAGCGACACGCGCTCGAACATGCATGTCGGGGGCAAGGCGCTGGCGACCGATATGACCGACCGGGAGCGCGAGATCTGCGCGGCGATCGGCCCGGCCCTGCGCGAGCGCGGGTTCATCCTGGTCGGCATCGACGTCATCGGCGGGCTGATGACCGAGATCAACGTCACCTCGCCGACCGGCGTGCGCGAGGTCGCAAAGTTCGGGGGCGCCGACATCGCCGCCCTGTTCTGGGATGCGGTCGAAGCGCGCCGCGCCGCCTGA
- the rdgB gene encoding RdgB/HAM1 family non-canonical purine NTP pyrophosphatase has translation MTRRLEPGRLVLATHNDGKLREMRGLIGPFGFDVVSAGELGLAEPDEDGTTFEQNARTKAMAAMQASGLPALADDSGICVEALDGAPGVYTADWAETGNGRDFMMAMRTVEEKLQAAGATAPDERRAAFVAVLCLAFPDGHCEFFRGEAPGHLVWPPRGDLGFGYDPVFVPDGHDRTFGEMTADEKHGWTPGDAEALSHRARAFRLFAHDCLGVT, from the coding sequence ATGACGCGCCGTCTCGAACCGGGCCGGCTCGTGCTCGCCACCCACAATGACGGCAAGCTGCGCGAGATGCGCGGCCTGATCGGCCCGTTCGGTTTCGACGTGGTCTCGGCGGGCGAACTGGGCCTTGCCGAGCCCGACGAGGATGGCACGACCTTCGAGCAGAACGCCCGCACCAAGGCGATGGCCGCCATGCAGGCTTCCGGCCTGCCCGCGCTCGCCGACGACAGCGGCATCTGCGTCGAGGCGCTCGACGGTGCCCCCGGCGTCTACACCGCCGACTGGGCCGAGACCGGCAATGGCCGCGACTTCATGATGGCGATGCGCACCGTCGAGGAAAAACTGCAGGCGGCCGGCGCGACCGCGCCCGACGAGCGTCGTGCCGCCTTCGTCGCCGTCCTGTGCCTGGCCTTTCCGGACGGCCATTGCGAATTCTTCCGCGGCGAGGCGCCCGGTCACCTGGTCTGGCCGCCGCGCGGCGATCTTGGCTTCGGCTACGATCCGGTGTTCGTGCCCGACGGGCACGACCGCACCTTCGGCGAGATGACCGCCGACGAGAAACATGGCTGGACGCCGGGCGACGCCGAGGCCTTGTCGCATCGCGCCCGGGCCTTCAGACTGTTTGCCCATGACTGTCTGGGCGTCACCTGA
- the grpE gene encoding nucleotide exchange factor GrpE — MADNDRKPDDAGPDVNPASRESLRKAADDLLKADRAARRRAAAEDADAYAEFEADQDGEHFDYESAESGVAGSAIAEEIEAIQAENTDMKERLLRLAADMENLRKRTQREVADAKNFAIAGFARDMLGVTDNLRRAIEAVTDEQRQNADPALKNLLEGVELTEKSMLSTMERHGVRQLAPEGEKFDPNFHQAMFEVPNPDVPNGTVVQVVQAGYSIGDRVLRPAMVGIAKGGPKQPAETPPDAEPGPPNEQAERDA, encoded by the coding sequence ATGGCTGACAATGATCGCAAGCCGGACGATGCCGGCCCCGACGTCAATCCCGCCAGCCGCGAGAGCCTGCGCAAGGCCGCCGACGACCTGCTGAAGGCCGACCGCGCCGCACGCCGGCGCGCGGCGGCCGAAGACGCCGACGCCTATGCGGAATTCGAGGCCGACCAGGACGGCGAGCATTTCGACTATGAATCGGCCGAAAGCGGCGTGGCTGGCTCGGCCATCGCCGAGGAAATCGAGGCGATCCAGGCCGAAAACACCGACATGAAGGAACGGCTGCTGCGGCTGGCCGCCGACATGGAGAACCTGCGCAAGCGCACGCAGCGCGAGGTCGCCGACGCCAAGAATTTCGCGATCGCCGGCTTTGCCCGCGACATGCTGGGCGTGACCGACAATCTGCGCCGCGCCATCGAGGCGGTGACGGACGAGCAGCGGCAGAACGCCGATCCGGCGCTCAAGAACCTGCTCGAAGGTGTCGAACTGACCGAAAAGTCGATGCTGTCGACCATGGAGCGCCACGGCGTCAGGCAGCTCGCGCCCGAGGGCGAGAAGTTCGATCCGAACTTCCATCAGGCGATGTTCGAGGTGCCGAACCCGGACGTGCCGAACGGCACGGTCGTGCAGGTGGTGCAGGCCGGCTACTCGATCGGCGATCGGGTGCTGCGCCCGGCGATGGTCGGTATCGCCAAGGGCGGCCCCAAGCAACCGGCCGAAACGCCACCCGACGCCGAGCCCGGTCCGCCCAACGAACAGGCCGAACGCGACGCCTGA
- the rph gene encoding ribonuclease PH → MPRPSGRMPDQMRAVSLERGVAKHAEGSCLVRFGDTHVLCTASLEERVPPWLRNAGRGWVTAEYGMLPRATGERMRREASAGKQGGRTLEIQRLIGRSMRAVVDLEALGERQITVDCDVIQADGGTRTAAITGGWVALHDCLDWMHSRQMASKTRVLKDHVAAVSCGIFKGEAVADLDYDEDSAAETDANFVMTGSGGIVEVQGTAEGEPFSRAQFDALFGLAEKAIADLVDLQKQAIGG, encoded by the coding sequence ATGCCCCGTCCCTCCGGGCGAATGCCCGACCAGATGCGCGCCGTCTCGCTTGAGCGCGGCGTCGCCAAGCACGCCGAAGGCTCCTGCCTCGTCAGGTTCGGCGACACCCACGTCCTGTGCACCGCCAGCCTCGAGGAGCGCGTGCCGCCATGGCTGCGCAATGCCGGCCGCGGCTGGGTGACCGCCGAATACGGCATGCTGCCGCGCGCCACCGGCGAGCGCATGCGGCGCGAGGCGAGCGCTGGCAAGCAGGGTGGGCGCACGCTCGAGATCCAGCGCCTGATCGGCCGGTCGATGCGCGCCGTGGTCGATCTCGAGGCGCTCGGCGAACGCCAGATCACCGTCGACTGCGACGTCATCCAGGCCGATGGCGGCACCCGCACCGCCGCCATCACCGGCGGCTGGGTGGCTCTGCACGACTGCCTCGACTGGATGCATTCGCGCCAGATGGCCTCCAAGACGCGCGTCTTGAAGGACCATGTCGCCGCCGTCTCGTGCGGCATCTTCAAGGGCGAGGCGGTCGCCGATCTCGATTATGACGAGGACAGCGCCGCCGAGACCGATGCCAATTTCGTCATGACCGGTTCGGGCGGCATCGTCGAGGTGCAGGGCACCGCCGAGGGCGAGCCGTTCTCGCGGGCCCAGTTCGACGCGCTGTTCGGCCTGGCCGAAAAGGCGATCGCCGATCTGGTCGACCTGCAGAAGCAGGCGATAGGCGGCTGA